Proteins from a single region of Corynebacterium casei LMG S-19264:
- a CDS encoding UDP-N-acetylmuramate dehydrogenase yields MNDEFMTQHLKEFVGVEVDNEATFADMTTLRVGGKPRYTVRCHNADAASFVVRVLDGENIPIVIVGDGSNLLVADESMGQGELDYVAVSLEFDHIQVNKDSGIVRAGAGANWDKVVAAAVDAGLGGIECLSGIPGRAGAVPVQNVGAYGTEVSDVLTWVRLYDRRTEKDEWVEASTLELRYRYSNIKFTERAVVLAIEMQLTTDGLSAPLNFRQLTENPGERRPADEIRNTVLELRRGKGMVLNPSDKDTWSAGSFFTNPIVAEEKADEVAQRVAAKLGDEAAETMPRFDVEGGKKLSAAWLIERAGFKRGYPGIEAQARLSTLHTLALTNRGEATSKDIVDLARTIRDGVFDEFGVKLIPEPVWLGTEI; encoded by the coding sequence GTGAACGATGAATTTATGACCCAGCACCTGAAAGAATTCGTCGGCGTTGAGGTGGACAATGAGGCCACTTTCGCCGACATGACCACGCTGCGTGTGGGCGGGAAACCCCGCTATACGGTGCGTTGTCACAATGCGGATGCGGCTAGTTTCGTAGTCCGCGTGCTCGATGGTGAAAATATTCCGATTGTCATTGTTGGTGATGGTTCTAATCTGCTGGTGGCGGATGAATCCATGGGCCAGGGTGAGTTGGATTATGTTGCGGTGTCGTTGGAGTTTGACCACATTCAGGTCAATAAGGATTCGGGCATTGTGCGTGCCGGTGCGGGCGCGAATTGGGACAAGGTTGTCGCAGCGGCTGTCGATGCCGGCTTGGGCGGCATCGAGTGCCTATCGGGCATTCCGGGCCGTGCGGGCGCGGTGCCAGTGCAAAACGTCGGTGCTTATGGCACTGAGGTCTCTGACGTGCTGACCTGGGTGCGCCTGTATGACCGCCGGACTGAGAAAGATGAATGGGTGGAGGCTTCCACGTTGGAGCTGCGTTACCGCTATTCCAACATCAAGTTCACCGAGCGCGCCGTGGTGCTTGCCATTGAGATGCAGTTGACTACCGATGGCCTTTCCGCCCCGCTGAACTTCCGCCAGCTCACTGAGAACCCTGGCGAGCGTCGCCCCGCCGACGAGATTCGTAACACCGTCCTGGAGCTGCGCCGCGGCAAGGGCATGGTGCTCAATCCCTCCGATAAGGACACCTGGTCCGCCGGCTCCTTCTTTACCAATCCCATCGTGGCCGAAGAAAAAGCTGACGAGGTCGCACAGCGCGTTGCCGCAAAACTTGGCGATGAAGCCGCCGAAACCATGCCGCGCTTCGACGTCGAGGGAGGCAAAAAGCTTTCCGCGGCGTGGCTGATTGAGCGCGCAGGTTTCAAGCGCGGCTACCCCGGTATTGAGGCGCAGGCTCGCTTGTCGACGCTACATACCCTCGCGCTCACCAACCGCGGTGAGGCCACCTCCAAGGACATCGTGGACTTGGCGCGCACCATCCGCGATGGCGTCTTCGACGAATTCGGCGTCAAGCTCATCCCCGAACCAGTGTGGCTCGGCACCGAAATCTAA
- a CDS encoding IS1634 family transposase, translating into MQPRIRTVTTASGATAVQIIYSYAGGATSMEHLGSAHTDAELAALKAEAARRLQGNQLELGLDLDVTDIPAVRGTGTEEQPWEVTAQRSGYLLDAIDTAYRAIGLDVAADNDDVFAGLVTARILQPGSKYDSIRVLAEAGATSASYSTIKRRLPRYATDEFRDAVTAVCADHAGIGPTSLVLYDVTTLYWEADEGDGFREPGFSKERRIDPQITVGMLTDVNGFPLRIQAFEGNRAETKTFLPSVEAFMDTYDLHDVTVVADAGMISEANRRDLDAAGLSYVLGGKTRELPYPIWKWRNDHPGVEYTHDQIWVSRDPGDPAKGIRPSRTIYHYSADRARRTVKGIDESLRKARNIAEGKTPVKRNRYVKMGKTTKEVNLELASQHRELAGIKAYVTSRLDEDPMVIIGYYRRLFQIERSFRMAKSDLKARPIFHTLKQSIDAHLTVVMAALAVGRWLESASGWSLKKLVQTLRGYREMRINVGGHEAVAAVPLPPELVEIVSDIRRRAVGTPY; encoded by the coding sequence ATGCAGCCCAGGATCCGCACCGTGACCACCGCCTCCGGGGCTACTGCGGTGCAGATCATCTACTCCTACGCTGGTGGTGCGACCTCGATGGAACACCTCGGCTCAGCCCACACCGACGCCGAACTTGCCGCGCTGAAGGCCGAAGCCGCCCGACGACTCCAGGGCAACCAGCTCGAACTCGGCCTGGACCTCGACGTCACCGATATCCCAGCAGTCCGTGGGACAGGCACCGAAGAGCAACCGTGGGAGGTCACCGCACAACGCTCCGGCTACCTGCTCGACGCGATCGACACCGCCTATAGGGCAATCGGCCTGGACGTTGCTGCCGACAATGATGACGTGTTCGCTGGCCTGGTCACCGCCCGGATCCTGCAGCCAGGCTCGAAGTACGACTCCATCCGTGTGCTGGCCGAAGCCGGAGCAACCTCGGCGAGTTACTCGACGATTAAGCGCCGACTGCCTCGCTACGCCACTGACGAGTTCCGCGACGCGGTCACCGCCGTGTGCGCTGATCATGCGGGCATCGGGCCGACGTCACTGGTGCTCTACGACGTAACCACCCTCTACTGGGAAGCTGACGAAGGTGACGGGTTCCGTGAGCCCGGGTTCAGTAAGGAGCGCCGGATTGATCCGCAGATCACCGTCGGCATGCTCACTGACGTGAACGGGTTCCCACTGCGCATCCAGGCTTTTGAAGGGAACAGGGCGGAAACGAAGACGTTCCTTCCCTCGGTGGAAGCGTTCATGGACACCTACGACCTGCATGACGTCACCGTCGTCGCCGACGCCGGGATGATCAGTGAGGCCAACCGGCGGGACCTGGACGCCGCCGGCCTGTCATATGTCCTGGGTGGCAAGACCAGGGAGTTGCCGTACCCGATCTGGAAGTGGCGCAACGACCATCCCGGGGTCGAGTACACCCACGATCAGATCTGGGTCAGCCGGGATCCCGGCGACCCGGCCAAGGGGATCCGACCGTCACGGACGATCTACCACTACTCCGCCGACCGAGCCCGCCGGACCGTCAAGGGGATTGACGAGTCACTGCGCAAGGCCCGCAACATCGCAGAAGGAAAGACCCCGGTCAAGCGCAACCGGTACGTGAAAATGGGAAAGACGACCAAGGAAGTCAACCTCGAACTCGCTTCCCAGCACCGCGAGCTGGCAGGGATCAAAGCCTACGTGACCAGCAGGTTGGATGAGGATCCGATGGTGATCATCGGCTACTACCGGCGGTTGTTTCAGATTGAGCGGTCATTCCGGATGGCGAAGTCGGATCTGAAGGCCCGACCGATCTTCCACACGCTCAAGCAGTCGATTGATGCTCACCTGACGGTGGTGATGGCGGCGTTGGCGGTGGGTCGTTGGCTGGAGTCGGCATCGGGGTGGTCGTTGAAGAAACTGGTGCAGACGCTGCGTGGTTACCGGGAGATGCGGATCAATGTCGGCGGGCACGAGGCGGTCGCGGCAGTGCCGCTACCGCCGGAGTTAGTAGAAATCGTGAGCGATATTCGGCGCCGTGCCGTGGGAACACCGTACTAA
- a CDS encoding LmeA family phospholipid-binding protein, whose product MAKTKSAGSTAWKIIVGTLVAVLIIVLIAEFGLRWFTAKQMKDQFHAAAQEDGIEVSEKPTVSFGPSPLIFGLLGGEVSQLEMHTPSTLQINGNVITGQPESTVEMEGMTLTEDPVARHLVATTVIPEDYLLITFQEAIASESGVDMLRDVVVTEITANGEEGVLDFQLGGGLATISLQPSAVDGQLQLEATDSTLFGVSLPEQATQSISEGLSKGMQDQFTGDLSIEDITINDGTVSIRMAGDNVNFNELSQQMSQTAQAVEEPAPAS is encoded by the coding sequence ATGGCAAAGACTAAATCAGCGGGATCAACCGCGTGGAAAATCATCGTCGGCACTTTGGTGGCTGTGCTCATCATCGTCTTGATCGCAGAATTCGGCCTGCGCTGGTTTACCGCGAAACAGATGAAGGACCAGTTCCATGCCGCCGCGCAAGAAGACGGCATTGAGGTATCAGAAAAACCTACGGTGTCCTTCGGCCCTTCCCCACTGATTTTTGGTCTGCTCGGCGGCGAAGTCTCGCAGCTAGAAATGCACACCCCCTCCACGCTGCAAATCAACGGCAACGTTATTACCGGCCAGCCAGAATCCACCGTGGAAATGGAAGGCATGACCCTGACTGAGGATCCTGTGGCGCGTCATTTGGTTGCCACCACCGTTATCCCAGAGGACTATTTACTGATTACCTTCCAGGAGGCAATCGCTAGTGAATCCGGCGTGGACATGCTGCGCGATGTTGTGGTCACTGAAATCACCGCCAACGGCGAAGAAGGCGTGTTGGACTTCCAGCTCGGCGGAGGACTAGCCACCATCTCCCTGCAGCCATCTGCTGTTGACGGCCAGCTGCAGCTGGAAGCAACCGATTCCACCCTCTTTGGTGTCTCCCTGCCTGAACAAGCCACCCAGTCCATCTCTGAGGGCCTAAGCAAGGGCATGCAAGACCAGTTCACCGGTGATTTGTCCATTGAGGACATCACCATCAATGACGGCACCGTTTCCATCCGCATGGCCGGCGATAACGTGAACTTCAACGAGTTAAGCCAGCAGATGAGCCAGACCGCTCAGGCTGTTGAAGAACCTGCGCCGGCAAGCTAA
- a CDS encoding DUF2505 domain-containing protein, whose product MSTRSENTVTINHPIEKVHQAYSTKEFWEYIVANLSPEPGEVNEFTGEEATLFEVLPTTLLPEAVRAMVSQSLKVKRVLSIGKLDGEKFTTAFNADVKGTPVDFKGDINLASEGEATKLNYTTDVSINIPLMGAAIEPKVGEALEELFGNEANLAEQWIAENL is encoded by the coding sequence ATGTCAACCCGTAGCGAAAACACCGTAACTATCAATCACCCCATTGAAAAGGTGCACCAGGCGTACTCCACCAAGGAATTCTGGGAGTACATCGTAGCCAACCTCTCCCCAGAACCAGGCGAGGTCAACGAGTTCACCGGTGAAGAAGCAACCCTCTTCGAGGTTCTTCCAACCACCCTTCTGCCAGAAGCAGTTCGTGCCATGGTTTCCCAGTCCCTCAAGGTCAAGCGCGTTTTGAGCATCGGCAAGCTGGACGGCGAAAAGTTCACCACCGCCTTCAACGCTGACGTGAAGGGCACCCCAGTTGATTTCAAGGGCGACATCAACCTGGCTAGTGAAGGCGAAGCTACCAAGCTGAACTACACCACCGATGTCTCCATCAACATCCCACTGATGGGTGCCGCTATTGAACCTAAGGTTGGCGAGGCTCTGGAAGAGCTCTTCGGCAACGAAGCTAACCTGGCTGAGCAGTGGATTGCTGAGAACCTCTAA